AATTCTGGAAAACCACGGTGCGCAATTATGCAAGCGACGAGATCGTTCATCCTGCGGTTTACCGGAAAGGAAGAAGGATCCGCGGGGAATGGACAGAAACGATCAATCATTACAATTATGATTCTGTTTTTGTTTATTACTATTACGACAATGTCAGTCGTCTTTCGTGCAGGCGCGAGTGCGACGGTGATTTTTATCACACCTGGTATTACCTCTACAATGAAGACGGAACCATTGCGAGGCAAACGCACTGCAGGGAAACGAACATCGGTACAGGCCGCGATCAATTCCGTCTCGGTATGCAAACGATAATTTCGCAGGAAGATTTTTCCTACAAAAGATTTTCTCCGCAGCAGGTAAAACAATTCTGCCTGAACGACGAAGGAAAACCGTATAAGGAAATGATGATGAACTTCGATAAGAAAGATCGCCCTGTAGAATTTCGCGAAGAATATACTGCCGGTGGAATACGGACAGTTTCATTGTGGAAATACGATTCACTCGACCGCACTTCTGAGATCAGCTATACGTCTAATGCCGGCGGAGATTTTACTGAAACCACAAAATATAATTATGATTCACTGGGAAGAATTGAATCCGTGAAAAGATTTACGAACGATCAGTTGAAAGATGAATTCAGTTATCTCTATCACGAACATGAACCGGTAGCGTATGCCTACATCAATCGTCGCCACCTCGAAGCAGGGATCGATATTGTGAAGATGGATATAAGGTACTGGTAAGGGTGGATTACAGATTCGTACAAAGAATACAGATTACGAATTCAGACAGATGTACAGATTCGGGTTTTGTTTAAAGGCACAGTAGTAAATTCGTTTTTATCTGTAATCTGTATTCCCCGTAAGAATCTGTAATCCGCCCTCAGAATGAAATCTTATAACTCGGCACTGCAAGAAATCCAGTTTGATAATTCGTAACGACTGAATTCGATTGCTTGTTATAATCCTGCGAAAAAACATTCCTGTTATTGGTGAAATTCATCATCTCCACGGAAAATTGTTGTGTGATGTGTTTCCCATTGTGTATGAAACCGATCTTTCCATCCATCCGGAAATATCCAGCGTAGCGATTTTCATAAGCGTGCGAAAAATCGAGTACCTCTTCTCCGGCAAGGCCTGATGCAGCAAGATCAACAGGAATAAATCTTTTTCCGCCAGCCATATTCATTTTCAGATCTACCGAGATCGTGTTTTTCGAATTGAGATGAAATTCTTTTCCGCCCAAAACATTCACCACATAATTTCCGCTGAATGCAGTTTGCCTTTCTTTTCCATCGCTCGGCGTGAAGTATGCTTTGAAAAGTGAAGTGGTAACGAGAAAATAATATCCCTTCGAATAAAATTTTTCCACGGTCAGTTCCAGTCCATAGTTCCGCCCGGTTCCTTTGTTCTGCAACGAATCAATTCCCGGCGCATCAAAATCTGCTCCTTCATTCAAACCCGAATAAAGCCCGGAATAAGAATTCGTATTCCTTAACGTAGGAATGTCGTAGAGGTATTGATAATAAATTTCAGATTTCAAACGGAAGTTGTGCGCAAAATTCCAGTCATAAGCAAGCACAGTGTGAATGGCTTTCGTGAAACCGATATTTTTATTTGAGAGTGTGTACGATCCGTCGGGCATGAGTGTTTGATTGAAATAAGTGAATACCGTTTGCATCTGGCTGTGCATTCCTCCTCCTATACTTATTGCATTTTTATCATTCAGTTCATAACGAATTCCCACACGCGGCTCCAACGCCCACGAATCGTTCAGCGTGAGCAGTTGCCAGTGCACACCTGCATTCAGCGTGATGCGGTCGCTGAACTTGTGCTGCCATTGGGAAAATGCCTGTAATAAAAAGGTACTCGTGTTGATGTTCCTGATCTTGCGGAAATAAATCACACTGTAATTCGTACTGTCATGCAGGCTAACAAAAATATCAGTTGCAGTTATTCCTGATTTCCACGTGTTCTTCGCGTTAAATTTTTTCAGCAGGACATAATTCGCAGAAAATTTTTCCTGGCGGAAATCGCTTCCATAATCTCTCCAGAAACTGTGATCGGCTCTTGAAAAAGAATCCTGCTTGATGAAATTCTGCATGCCGTTCACCGATAAATTAAATTTACTCAGCAAAGTGGAATTGAAAATATAAGTGTGCGTTATTCCTGTCATTCCGGTTCGTGTTCCGTAATTGGTGTCATAACCACCCTGGTCATATAAATTCAATTTGGTAGAATCCATGTGACTGTCGTAAAGCGCAATGAAACTCAATCCGCCAACACCCCATACTGAAATGTCACCGAATTTTTTTGTGGGGAAATTCAATTTAAAAGAACAGTCCTGGTATTTCGGAACAGCATCTCCTATTCCGAATTCTTCACCGAGCTTCTGAAAAACGGCGAGCGTGGAATAACGGTAGTTGATCAGGAAAGATGCATTGTGTTGTTTGGTGAACGGCCCCTCAATTCCACCTTCGAATCCGTTGAATCCCATTTGCCCGAGAAATTCAAATTTTTCATTGTTGCCGTTTCTCATTCGCAGATCGAAAACTCCCGCAACAGCATTTCCGTATTCTGCAGGAAAAGCGCTCGTCATGAAATCGGAATTGTCGAGTACATTATTGTTGAGCATACTCACCGGCCCGCCGGTGCTGCCGAATGAACCGAAGTGATTCGGATTCGGAATATCAGAACCGTTGAGCCGCCATAAAACTCCGAGCGGAGAATTTCCGCGGATCACCACATCGTTTCTCGAATCATCAGCGCCGCTCACACCCGCGTAGTTCGCGGCCATGCGCGAAGGATCACCGAGACTTCCTGCATAGCGTGAAGTTTCTTCAATGGTAAAAGTGCGCGCACTTACCGTTGCCATTTCGTTGATCGATTTTGTTTTGGAAGATTCATCGGTGATCACCACTTCTTTCTGCGTAGCAACTGATTCGGTCAATTCCACAGTGAGAATCACTTCTTTCCCGGAAGTGACGACGATGGAATACGTCCGGTCTTTGTAACCGACAAAACGGAAAAGTAAATTGTGGCGGCCGACTGCAACATTTTCCATTCTGAAATTTCCATCCACGTCGCTGGTAGTATTCCTTTGTGCAGCGCCGGTATCATTGAGTACAACGATGGCGCCTACCAATGGAGTTTTGGTCTGATCGTCAACAATTGTTCCGCGAACGGTTTGCACGGGCGTTTGCGTTTGCGCGACGAGCAGAAAATTCTGCAGGAAAAAAAACAAGAGAATGATAACTATACGCATGATGAATGAATTCCGGAATGCGAAGATACTGAAGAGACTGGTAATGGGTTCTAAGTTCTTGGTTCTAAGTTCTAATAAAAAACCACTTTCCACTAAAACAAAATGTCTAACTTTCTAAAACAAAAATTACCGGAAACAATCTTCTCCACAGAAAAACATTATGAAACGATTTGCATTTTTTTTCCTTGTCTTTTCTTTTTTTACAGCGAAAGCGCAACTTAACCTGGCTCCACTTGTAATCTCAACCGGAAATGCAGCAGATACTTCTTCTTTTTCTATTGCTGTTTTCAATCCCCAGCAGAAAAACGTAAATGATATCGTCGCCTATCGGCATGAAAAATTTGAATTGGGAATTGAACTTCCACCGGATCTTTTTCGTGATGTAGAATCATTCTGCGATCAGAACACAAATGATCCTTCGGCAGTAAATCCTTTCGACCCGGAACAACTGAATGTTTACGCAGAGTTCACTTCTTTGTCATCCGGGCAAAATGTTGGGCATGCTCAAAAAATATTCGGATTTTATTACAGGGAATTTATGCGCAATGAAACCG
This DNA window, taken from Bacteroidota bacterium, encodes the following:
- a CDS encoding TonB-dependent receptor, producing the protein MRIVIILLFFFLQNFLLVAQTQTPVQTVRGTIVDDQTKTPLVGAIVVLNDTGAAQRNTTSDVDGNFRMENVAVGRHNLLFRFVGYKDRTYSIVVTSGKEVILTVELTESVATQKEVVITDESSKTKSINEMATVSARTFTIEETSRYAGSLGDPSRMAANYAGVSGADDSRNDVVIRGNSPLGVLWRLNGSDIPNPNHFGSFGSTGGPVSMLNNNVLDNSDFMTSAFPAEYGNAVAGVFDLRMRNGNNEKFEFLGQMGFNGFEGGIEGPFTKQHNASFLINYRYSTLAVFQKLGEEFGIGDAVPKYQDCSFKLNFPTKKFGDISVWGVGGLSFIALYDSHMDSTKLNLYDQGGYDTNYGTRTGMTGITHTYIFNSTLLSKFNLSVNGMQNFIKQDSFSRADHSFWRDYGSDFRQEKFSANYVLLKKFNAKNTWKSGITATDIFVSLHDSTNYSVIYFRKIRNINTSTFLLQAFSQWQHKFSDRITLNAGVHWQLLTLNDSWALEPRVGIRYELNDKNAISIGGGMHSQMQTVFTYFNQTLMPDGSYTLSNKNIGFTKAIHTVLAYDWNFAHNFRLKSEIYYQYLYDIPTLRNTNSYSGLYSGLNEGADFDAPGIDSLQNKGTGRNYGLELTVEKFYSKGYYFLVTTSLFKAYFTPSDGKERQTAFSGNYVVNVLGGKEFHLNSKNTISVDLKMNMAGGKRFIPVDLAASGLAGEEVLDFSHAYENRYAGYFRMDGKIGFIHNGKHITQQFSVEMMNFTNNRNVFSQDYNKQSNSVVTNYQTGFLAVPSYKISF